In Methanosphaera cuniculi, the sequence ATATTCAAAGTTATCAAATAGTTCTTTAAGATTTATTGTTTTAGTCATAATAACCATCGTCTTTATATTATATGTAGTTTATGTCACTTTCTGGATTTTTAAGTTCTTTTTTAATTTCATCAGCTGTAAGTACACGACATATTATAATATCATCAAATATAAATTCTACAATTCCATAGTCTTCATCTGATATTTTATCATATAATCGTCCACTGCTCATTGTACCTTTTACTACGGTTCTAACACTATTTGCAACGTATGCACTTTCTCCTGCATAACGAAGTTCAACAAGTATAGCTTCAGAATCATACTGGTTTTCAAAGTCTTTTATTAGTTTAATAATACTTCCAACATGAAAAGGTTTACTTCCATTAAACATGTTAACTGCTGCTAGTGTAAAATACATACTATTTTTTTTTATTTCATTAGGCATATTATCAAATCTCTTTATTTTAGAATATGATCTGGGGAAAAGTAGATTCTTCTTTCTTTTTTTTATTATATTAATATGATAAAACATAATAATAAAACATTACTAAAAAAAAATTTTATTTTTTAAAAAAAGGAAGGGTATGATATTTTTATGTTAGATGATAATGAAATAATTGAAATAATATCAGAGTATGATTTAGAACTAAAAAATACAGATCCAGAATTAGTTGAAATAATAGATAATCTAATATGTGTTGATCTTAAAGATGAATATATGAAATTATCATATGATGAGCGTATGATAGTAATACTTACAACACTAATAACAAATCAGTCAGTAGACTTGTATGAAAAATTATTAACACAAGCTCTTCGTAATGGATTTAAGCCTGTGATCATAAAAGAAATGTTATATCAGACAATTGTATATGTAGGACTTTCTAAGGTGTATGAATTTATTGATATAACAAATGATATATTTGATGAGAATGGTGTAGATGTACCACTACCAGGACAAAGTATAACGACAAATAAAACACGTAAAAATGAAGGATATACTATACAAGCAGACCACTATGGAAAAGATTGGCTTGATATGAAGATTAAATCTACACCAGATAATCAGAAACAATTATGGGATTATATTTCAGCATTTGGATTTGGAGATATTTATACACGTGGTGGAATATCACAAAAACAAAGAGAATTAATAACACTTGCAGTACTTGTGTCACTAAGAGGATGTGAAGATCAACTTGAAATTCATATGCGTGGAAATCTTAAAGTGGGAAATGATGAAAATAAGATAATTGCAGTACTTATGATACTTATACCATATATTGGTTTTCCAAGAATACATAATGCACTAAAAATACTAAATAAAATAACTATTTAAAATTAAGAGGTTTATGAAAAGAAGGTGAAAAAAAAGGAGTGGTAGTTTTTATTCTCCTCCTGTTTCATCATATACTATACCAATTGCTTTCATGAATGCTGGTTTACCAGCAAGAAGTAGTACTACTTTTA encodes:
- a CDS encoding carboxymuconolactone decarboxylase family protein, producing the protein MLDDNEIIEIISEYDLELKNTDPELVEIIDNLICVDLKDEYMKLSYDERMIVILTTLITNQSVDLYEKLLTQALRNGFKPVIIKEMLYQTIVYVGLSKVYEFIDITNDIFDENGVDVPLPGQSITTNKTRKNEGYTIQADHYGKDWLDMKIKSTPDNQKQLWDYISAFGFGDIYTRGGISQKQRELITLAVLVSLRGCEDQLEIHMRGNLKVGNDENKIIAVLMILIPYIGFPRIHNALKILNKITI